Part of the Chitinispirillum alkaliphilum genome, TCCTCATACCGTGGTGGTATTGGCCGTTCTGAAGTGGGGTGGAATATTCAGCTGGAGGATGGGTCTGGAAATTTAGGAGGGGAGGATGCATATGATTCGGGAGTAAGGTTTGATATGTCAGATGGTCAGAATGGCCGCTGGAATGTTGTTTCCACAGGTCAAAGATTCAAAAAATATCGACAGACCGATAATTAAGCATTCCGGTGCAAACCTCACCTGGCAGAGATTGCACTAATAATTTCTTAAACCTAACTGCAGCTACAACTACATTGTTTATATATTCTTTACTGACAAAGTTATCTCGGTTTTATACTTCTTATACAAAGAATCCACTGAGTGATCGAAAAGTTCTTTCACTTTCGCTTTCACCTCTTCAATTGCAACCAAGTCAAAACTCTTACTCACCGTTTTTTTTCCAAAGAGATTCATAAAACCAGGCTTTAAGACTACACTCAGATCCAAGAGACCTTTGTGGTGTTCCATTGGGACAAGCTGATAAGTGGCACTCTTGTTTTTTGGATTGCCAAGAATAAACCAAAAACCTCCCCCCTCTCCCATTTCTTCACTTAAGACCAGCTCTGAGGACCATGGGTAATTGTCAACTATTTGGCATACTTCCTCATGTGAATTTACCACACTTTCATGTTCAACTAAATCTGCGTCATCTTTTCTGCATGTATAAATCACCGTAATCACAAAGCCACCTTTGAAAAGTTTGATACTTTTTTCTTAGTCACCTTATTTTCGACAGATAGTAAATTATACCCTTGACTGAATAGTATCCATTTTTGACTCATAGTAAAAACACAAACTGATATATAACTCTTATCTTCAGTTTTTTCTATTTATATTTATCTGATCAAAATTCTTTTCCATACGGTTCCTTTTATTTCTGTTGTTAATATTTGTTAAAATAAAAAAGGGAGACATAAAAAATATCCCTTTTGCCATACATTTACCAGATTATTTTCAAAAATACCCCGTAACCGTAAGTAACAGGTTTGGAAACATTCCTCCGTACTCACTTGTTTCCTTGTCTCCGACACCGATCTGTGCACCAAGTTCAACAGTGATATTATCGCTCATATCGTAGCCTATAGAGGGCAGAAGCATTACAGAGCCATCCACAAGATTCCCAAGGGCAAATGCAGAGAGGAAATATTTTGTGTTGATATCGTAAGTAAACCCTCCAAAAAGATAGTGCCTGGCAAATCCTGCCATCTCCCCTGATAACAGGTACAAGAGTTCCCTTGCACCGTAATCTTCAGGATCTGTTCTGCCAAGCCCGTTGTAATAGTACTCCAAAATCATGTAAAGGCCATTGATAAAGGTGTAATCGAGTCCAAAATCAGCCTGCAGATACAGTGAGTCAAAATCGGTGTACTCTATTCCTTCATAAAGTGGATTGTTTGCCGCAACTTCTGCCCAAACACCAATCTCACCTATCTGACCAGCCAAATCAGCTCCGGCCATAATTTTTCTCGGTAGCCCCAGAAGAGCCCTGTCAGCATTCATCACCGACATCCCGCTGATTGACATATCAAATCCAGCGGCATTGGTCTTAAGTCTGAAGCCTCCGGAAGAGTATTCGAAATTTCTTCCTGGAGTTGCAACAAGCGAAAGACCGGACAGGACACCAAAGGGAATTTCTGCCCTCAGTGCATTGACACCCGACCTTGGAGCATCAGGGTCGAGAGGATTTTTGCGGTTCCAGATATCTGTGGGGTTAAATGCATACCCGGTTCCCCAGGCTATCATCTGTCGTCCCACAAAAAGGTCAAACCGGTCGAAATACATTTTTACAAGTGCACGGTCAAGCATGGTTCTTTCGGACGGGTAAAAAGAAGAGTATGGAAGAAATCTTATTATGTGCTCTAAATTCAAATCTGACATTAACATCATTAGCTCTTCATTGGCCGCAGCAAGAGTGTCTGTCTCAGCTGTAAGCTCACCGATAGTCTCAATTAACGGAAGCATAAGTTCCTGAAGGGCCCTGTCCATAACAGAACCTTCCCTTATAGTCTCAAAGGGGTCAAGCGGTTTGAATCCTGCGGAAAGAATGATATTTGTTTCAATACCCCCCCTGTCATAATCCCACCTTCCTTCAAGTCTCACCTGCGACAGATCAGAGAAAATCTCTTCATCTGCAAGTGTAAGGGTTGTCCTGTTCTGAAGATATCCTCCGAACTGAAGATCTGAGGCTTGGGTGGTGAGGATTGCTGCGGCAATCAAAATACTCATTGTTTTACAAGTCATGGTTTCCTCCGGGTTGTTCTGCTGCTAAAAATGAGATTTTTGAATTTTGTTTCTTTACCTGTCCTGGTCGACTTCTCGGAATCGAAGGGGCTTCCTCGTCCCGCTCACCCTGCCTGTATTGAAATTACCGATGGGATATTCCGATCTTCTGGTTCCTTTCCCCTTCCGCTCACACTGAGTGAAGGTCCGCCGGAATCGAAGGGTTCCTGCTCTGTTTTTTGAATTAGAATTAGGAACACTTCGATACGGGCAATCGGAATCCCGATGTAAAATCGGGACTCAGTGTGAGCGGAGCAAAACACACTTAACACATCCTTGGCTACCAAAATCCTCCTCCCGCTCACACTGAGTGAAGGTCCGCCGGAATCGAAGGGTTCCTGCTCCTTTTTTTTGAATTAGAATTAGGAACACTTCGATACGGGCAATCGGAATCCCGATGTAAAACAGTGTGAGCGGAGCAAAACACACTAACACATCCTTGGCTGCCAAAATCCTCCTCCCGCTCACACTGAGTGAAGGTCCGCCGGAATCGAAGGGTTCCTGCTCCTTTTTATAAATCATATCAGAAAGGAACACTTCGACTGCCCCGATTCGGAAATCGGGGCGCTCAGTGTGAGCGGAGCCACCTACCTGCTCAAATGCCGCTCAGAAAACATCCCCACATCAAGCTCAATATCATTCTCAATTTTCTCCTTCTCCATAACGGTCCTGCTACCCCTGAGGACATTCTGCATCGTTATCTTCTCAAAACTCCAGTACTCCCCTACCTTTTTTACTCCATCCACAGTAAGTTTCTTCCACAACTCGCCATCTTCATCAAAGTAATGAACCTCTACCGGAATAAATCTTTCCTTATCTATCCAGTTGATAACTTTAGAGTAGGAAATACCCTCTTTCTGAGGTATAGCAACAAGCCTGTAGCAGTCAACTCCGTTTTTTTCCTCTTCTCCATCAAGGGTGATAGTGTAATCCTCTCTCATGTCCTTTGCAGACATATCTTCATAGGAAAAATCGCTGTTATTGATCGACTGGTTTTTCTGGTGACTTGCGATTTTTCTCACACGTGCAGTGCGGGGAGAATAGAACCAAATATCGTCTCCTTCGTTAAGCATAAGTATTTTCATTCCCCTTATGCGCGCTGGTTCAACATACTCCATAAGAGACTTTTCGCCCCTGTTAAACGAGTAGCTAACAAGTTTTGAAACATTCTCCCGTCCATCGGCCTGTATAACCCTCTGAGTCATTTCAGAGCGTGAAGTTTGAGGATTCTGGTTTGCCTCTACTTTGTCCAGTATTTCATCGACAGTTAATGCAAACCCGCTGAGTGAAATCAGTGCAATTATGGCCATGATTTTTATACGCATTCTTTTCTCCTCTGATCAGCTGAAATGTTTTCCGTTTTTGGTTGTGGCGTTTCTTTTTTATTTCCTGAGAATTTTTCGATAACTGTAATTATCGCGGGTAAAACATAAGCACTGCTCACAAAGCATGCCCCAACCCCATAAAAGAGGGTAAGACCAAACATTGCAATCCCCACATGTGATGCAAGCCCCATAGAACCAAAACCGATCATGGTTGTAAGGGATGTCAGAAGAATTGCACGCCCTGTAAACCTGAGAACAACCGGTACCGAACCTTTTCCTTCGATTCTGTATCTGTGAAGCATATGCACCCCGTCATCTATTCCTATACCGATGATAAGCGGAAGCGCGGTAAAATTCATTATGCTTAGTTTCATCCCGCTTGCAGCCATCAATCCCACCATCCACACAGCTCCAACCGCAAGTGGTATAACGGCCAAAAGAGTGAATTTCAAAGATCCAAAATCAATGAACAGAAATAGTATGATCGCAATTGCTCCGATAATCAATGCATCTCTTCCCTTCTCAGCCATAAGATCCATGAGCAGCTGAATAATTGCGGGCATTCCTGTTATGCGCTCAGATATTCCTGAAGTCTGCTCATTGAAGGTATTAAGAGTGTTTTCATCCCAGATATACCCTTTTGGAAACACCGTTATAAGCAGATCATCATTGTTTGGATTAACATATCGTTTACGGATATCTTCCGGAAGATTATCAAGTGTCACGATGCTGGTACCCGCCATGGTTAACAATCTGTCCTTTAAAACTTCCGAAGCTATCATTTGGTATCTTTCTATTTTGCTTAAATCACCAGTATATTCCGGTAGTTTATCTGCAAGGGCCAAGACAAAACTCTCTTCATCCACCCGGCCAACAATCTGGTCACATTTACGGATAATCTTATTGTCTTCACCACTTGACATTACCGACATTTCACCAATTTCCACAATGTTCTGGTGAAGTCTGATGAGTTCCTGCTTAAGTTTTTGCATACCCTGTTCAGTTATAGCAGGAGCTGTGGGGGTGTTAAGAAGATTTTCCCTGAACTCCTCTATTATGACAATATTTTCAATCTGAGTAGACTCTTCGGGGAGAAACTCCGTAATTGCATCAACAGCACCGATTAGTCCGGTACGATTGCCGACCCGCTTAAATTCCTCAACAAGAAACCGACACTCCTCAATATCGCGAGCCTTTACCATTGCATAATCAGGGGACAGTTCAAACTTCTCGATTATGTTATTCTGTGCGACCATGCTTGGAGTTCCTTCTGGCTGCAGTTTCATAAGATCGTATTCCCACTCCATGTTCAACCCGCCAAAGATGGAGAAAACCATCAGTACTGCTGATACAGCGAGCACCCCAATCGCAACGGGCATCTTACCAAGCAGCCTTCCCGAAGTTCCCAAAAACCCAAACTGAAGAGGTTTACACACGTAATCAAAGAATGGTAATCTGAAAAAAGAGAAAACCTTACCCCAAAAACCACTCCACACTGCAACCACAAATCCAAGCTTTGCCCGGTTTAGAACACCGGCAGTAACAGAGTAGCCTTTATGATCCCACACAATGAGAGCCGGAAGCAGAATCATCTGGGCAAGAAGAACAGAGATTATTCCTATACCGGTGGAAACCCCCAATTGTGAATAAGCTTCAAACTGCGTGAACTGCAGACAGAAAAAAACAATTGCAGTGGTCAATGCACCGGTCACTACCCCGGCGCCTACTCTATCGTACATGTAGGAAAGTGATTCACCTACACTTTTTCCATGCTCTCTTCCATCACGAAAACCAGATATAAAGTGAATACCAAAGTCGATTCCAAGCCCGACAAGCACAATACCAAACCCGGCTGACATCACATTGAGATATCCAAATACAAGGGCAAGAATTCCAGTGGTCCATATAATTCCTGCGACAAGAGCTACCACCGTCAAAAGCGGGTATTTCCAGTCGCGGAAAGCACCTATGAGAAGTACCAGAATAAGGCCCAGAGCAATTAGACTTGGCCACCCAAAATCATTTGCCAATGCATTGTTTTCATCTATCTGCACCATCACAAGACCGGTACGGCCGATTTGGATGTCCGGGTAAAGATCCCCCACCACACTGAGTGTATCATCAATTCTGTATCCCAGATACATTATGTCTTCAAAGTCATTAAAACTTATTGACGGCTGAAGCATCATAAGAAGCATACTGTTATCAGAAGAAACCATATACTGTGGTCCGGAAACAAACTCAGAAACAGCCTCAGCAGCAAAAGCTGAATCACCACTTTCAAGAAAAAGCTCCATGCTTTGTAAAAAGCGGTTTATTCCTTCGAGTCCCTGTACAGCCTGTGCCTCACCGTCAAGGGATGTCAGATTGTCGGAGTCTTCGATAAACTCCTGTTCAAAATTGTTGTTTATATTTTCCAGAAGATCGGGCAGGTCAAGTGAACCAAACATGGTCAACATGTTCTCCAGGTCATTAGGCTTCTGGATTATCATGCCATGCTCACTGAAGAAATCATTGTCCAGCTTGTAATCGATACGACGCACAAGATTGAGCGTGTCGTAACTGATTTCAGGAGGAAATTTACCATTCATAAGAGCGATTCTCTGCCCAAAAGACAGTTTCACTCCCTCTGACGGCTTGACCAGATAAACAGATTCCAAACGGGAGGCCAGATCCTCGGCAACCTCATGCATACGGTTTGTGTTTTTATCTTCACTTTCGATGGTTATCATCACCGTCGCATCGGATGAATAATCCTCAATGATCTCAAGGTATTCCTGGATCATAGGAATATCTGCGGGCATCATATCTGCAATCTGGGTCTTAAAACCAAGCCGTGTAGCCGCAGCAATCATTGCAATTGTCAGAAGCAGGCAGCCAACAAGAACCTTACCGCTATGATTTGTCAAAAGCGCCGCAAGTGATTCAAAAAAACGTTCCCTAAGTTTCATTTGTTTCTCCATAAAAAGATGTCAATTACCCAGTTCCAGGTTATTCTCCTCAAGTACCCCGGTACTTTTTGCCATTGCAGCTGCGACCGCCTTGTTCATCAAATGAGGTACTTCTGAAGGAACAAGGATCATCGAACCCTTATTTTTAACTGAATCAAGCAGCAAATTCAGGGAACGCAGGGTCATAGCTTCTTCATTATCCTTATACTTCTCTGCTGCAAGTGCGTATTTCTCTGAAAGTTCAATCTCGGCTGATCCCAGAATAACCCGGGCATTTTTCTCCCGTTCCGCCTGTGCCTCACGACTTATAGCGTCTTCAAGCTCCTGAGGCACCACTATATCCTTTATCTCAACAGATAATGAAGTGATTCCCCATGGATTTGTCTTTGCATCAAGAATTTTCTGCAATTCCTGGCCAATCTCATCACGGTTGGTTAGAAGCTCGGCAAGTGTGGTTTTACCAATGATATCCCTGAGTGCCGTCTTTGCACTCAGAGGAACTGCTGCACCGAAATTTTCAACCTCAAGCTTTGCCTTTGCAGCATCCCATATCATCCAGAAAATGATCGCATCAAAGAAAATCGGAACAGCATCCTTTGTAAGAACCTTCTCTGCAGAAAAATCTGTTACCGTGATCCTGCAATCAACATAACCACAGGGTACATCTGCAAAAGGCACAACGAAAAACAGACCCGGCCCCTTTGTTTTTGTAAACTTCCCGAAACGAAGCAGCGGAACCCTCTCCCACTCAAACGCTATCCGGATACAAAATGCTGCTATAAAAAGCAGAATACTGACAACAACTGTCAGCTCAGAAGGAACGGCAATTAAGTCTTTTACTATGTATAAAACAACAGCCACAACCAAAAGTGCAAGGTTCAAAAAGTAGCGCTGAAGCGCAAACAGACGTTTTTTTACAGCACTGAGCAGCGGGTTAAAATCATTGCTCTCCCTGTATTCTCTTTTATTTCCAAGTCTCATCTTTTTTTGTCCCCTTTCTTAGGTAATGAGCGCTCGTTTACAATTCTTTCAAGTGTGGAAAAAATCTCTTCTGTATGTATCCCCAAAGATGCCACTTCGTCAAGAAAACTGTAGCAAAGTCTTTCCAATCCCTGTTCTTTCTCTTTGGGATCAATTTTCAACCGGTTTTCGGAAACAAAAGTCCCCGTACCCTGCTGGGTGTTTATTACACCCCTTATCTCAAGTTCATTATAGGCTTTTACAATAGTGTTAAGATTAACCTGTAAATCCACCGCGAGCTGACGTACTGTGGGTAATCTTTCCCCGGGCTTAAGCATACCGTTGACCACCGCATAGGTGACCTGATTGACTATTTGCCGGTAATAGGGTACTCCGCTTGAATTGCTGAGTGAAAATGAAAATGCCAAAAAGGTTCTCCTGTGTAGCATTGTTATAGTGAACTATTACAATAATAGTATAGCACACTCACACAGGGTTTGTCAATGGTTTTTTTGACGAGTTTTCAGTTTTTCAAGAAAATTTATGGACAGGTATCAACTGCGGGGAATACAAAAAAAGGGGTTCTGTATAAACCAGAACCCCTCAAAGAAGATTTTCGGGATGGCAGATTATCACCACCAATTAGATCACAAACGGCAGATTGTTGTAGCAACAATAGCTATTCATTTATCAGAATCACAAGAAATACCGAACACCAAGTCCGCCGTTAAGAATTAAATTAAACCGTGGTACAAAAATCAAAACCGGAGCAAGCTCAAAAAACAAATTGAAATGATCAGCACTATGAACCCAGTCAAATCCAACAGGGAAACGAATACCCAAACGATACTGAGAATAATACCTGTCACGATAGCGGTATTGATACTCATTGTTGCTAAAATTAAGCATCATTCCTGACCCGAAATACATAGCTACATTTTCTGTTGTATTGAACACCTCAGAATGATGAAACAGGTAGTCTATGTGAAAATGAATACTTCTCCATGCGGAGAAATACCTCCCATCACAGCGATAAAGCCTGTCACAATATGTTCTGTTATTCCTGTAATACCAATCCTCGTAACACCGGGAGTCCTCGTACCAGCATTCTCCGTAACTTCTGCCCACGATATTCCAGCCCAGAGCAAAATTCAATGCCTGGCTTTGATTTACCCACAATTTTGCATTGAAAGCAATAGGTTCTCCGAGGATTAAACCAAATCCAAATTGATTTTCCTGCGCAATAATACCCGAAGATATCGTTAAAAGTGAAATTGTTGTCATCAATATTTTTCTTAGCATGTCGTCCACCTGTTAAAAACTAAAGTTCTGGTTATCGATAATATACCAAAAAAATCATCTTTTCTCTTAGATATGTTATGTTTGTTCAAAGATTTTCAAGCATTAAAACGGATCTAATCCACAGGCTTGTTGAGCACAAGTGAAACAAGAAAATAAATCAGTACTATCCACGATAGGATAAAATCGCTAAGACGCAGTTGCGGCTACAAAGAGTATTTCATTTTTCTTTTATTGCAGATATTTTGGCCAAACAATATAATGTATTTATTGAATAAAAATAAAATAATTTAACTGCAGAGGCGACACCAGGATGAGTAAAAAAGTCCTTCAAACACTGAGGAAAATGGTGTTACTTGAAAGAAAGATTGGTCTGCTCTACTCATATTTTCAGGACATATTTACTGAAGACAAGGCGTTCTGGCAACAGCTGACCAAAGAGGAGACAGAGCACGCTACTTTAATAGAGACACATATAGAATATATCAACGATTTCAGAGACAAATTCAAGATACTCCTTGAATCATCAGAAGATAATGTCGAAGAGATCATTAACAAAATTACTGTTATCATAAACGACCTTGGGAAGCATGTCAAAACAAGAGAAGATGCCCTTCTTTTAGCCCTTCAAATGGAACAGTCAGCCGGTGAACTGCATTTCCAAAACACAGCCGATTTCCAGGATTATGAAAGTGAAATTCCCATTCCAATTCAGATCTTTCAATCCCTCGCCCAATCCGACAAGGATCATGCAATAAAAATATCGAAATACTTGGAATCAATCAGGTAAATTGGGATTCATTTAATTAGGAGAACAAACCAAAATCAGGCATTACAACTCACAGCCCGTTCAGGAATGTGTCTTCAGAAAATACTCACACCTTTAATCATGCACATCTAAACGGTCCCTGCAATAAATTAATCCCAAAGCCATTTTTCACCCATTGAACTTTCTATTTTGGCATACAATTTGCACAAAAAGGGAAGAAAACAAACAGATGAATTATCATGGGTCAGGATAGGAAAAGATGAGTAATGAAATCATAAACGAAGAGATTCTTCAGGTCATTGAGACCATTGTGATGCTGTTTCTTGTAATTTTGGCAGGATATTTTCTGCGAAGAATAAAACTTTTCGATAAACATTCAACAGAAAGACTCAGTCGTTTTGTTGTTGATATTGCACTTCCAGCACTGATTTTTACCACTTTGCTCGAAAGCATTGCACCTCAGACTGTTCTTGCAAGCTGGTATCTGCCGATTATCGGTATTGCCATTCTTCTTCTGGGTATTGGAGTGGGTTATCTGCTATCTCCTTTTATGGGGATGAAAAAGCAACCGGGTCGGGGTTCGGCAGCCTTTTCGATTGGAACACCGAACTGGCTTTTTATCCCTCTGCCTATTGCAACGGCGCTTTATGGAGTTGAGGGCGAGAGGATCGTACTTTTGGTCAATGTGGGAGCACTTCTTGTTTTCTGGACTGTTGGAGTATGGGTTGTTAAGGGCGGAAAACCAGATTTTTCATCAGTTAAGCAACTGGCTAAAAATCCTGGTCTGCTTGCTACAATTTTTGGCATTATAGCCGCCTTATTATTTCCCTGGGCACGGGAGCTTCATCAATTTGAGCTGGCAGAGACAAATATTTTACTCGCAGCCTTAAGTCTGATCATTGCTGCAGTAAGATTCATAGGGGATGTGACAATACCACTCTCAATGATTGTAACAGGGTCGATGCTTGCGGTCACCGGACCTGCTGTTGCATTCAAGGGAAAAGTGCTTGGAGTATCATTTTTGCGACTCATTGCGCTTCCCCTGATTACAGTTCTCATTTTTTATCTTCTTCAACTTTTTGGAATAGAAGTGGAGGGAATGCTTAGTCTGACCATAATTATCATTTCGGCAATGCCTGTAGCAGTAACCTGCTCCATTGTTGCTGAAAAATATAACGGTGATGAGATTTTGGTATCGAGTTCAATATTCACTACCACACTGATCAGTGTAGTGACTGTTCCGGTTATCGTTTACCTGATAGATCTGTTGGGTATATGAGAACAAATGTTTTTGGGGAGTCAATGCTTTAGATCTGGCTATTAACTCCCTTTTAATTAAAGATCTGAAGCTTTCAAGGTAGATTTTTCTTTGTAGTGCTCTTAGTTTACTTTCTTTTAACCAGTTTAAAAAAGGTACTGTCCTCACCACTTTTTTTCTCCACCTGGTAGAGAAAGGCCAGATGATTCTCTTCAAACTTATCAAACCAGTCTTCCCAGGGGATTTTTTCAAATGTCTCTTCACCAGCACCTCCTGGAAAATCTATTCTCAAAAGCCCGGGATCGCCCCCATTACCAGTCCCCCTGACTCTGACCGGTTTGCCATTATGTTCCTCAACCCATCGTTGGATTTCATGATGATCTGTTGTGATTCGTGATTTAGCTTTAGCCATGATTTGCTCCTCGATTGTTGACCTTAACCCCACTTAAGACCAAATTGCAACGTTTGTGCCAAAAGAGAGCATTTCATTCTAAAACATCGGTACGAACTTTTCACCTATCACCCGAAGTAGAAAAGCTGCTTGGGGATAAGTTTGAATGGTAAAAGTTCTGCAGCAATCTTACCATTGCAACCACCACCTCTAAGCACCAGAGCTAAGAGGATACCAAAAACCCACATATCCTTCCAGACTGCTCTGTTGACTGCTTAATTCGTTTTTAACCATATTGTGATAAACTGTGACAAAAAGTAGATTCATATGCTGGTGAAAAATATCCGACCCAAAACAAAGCTATATACTTCAAAATCAAACGAGGGACAACCTTATGGCTGAACACTCCGTAGAACAGATAGTTACAGATCTTACCATTAAAAGCAGAGAAGCCTCCAGGTTACTTCAAAATGAACCTGTGGAGAAGATTAATCGCGCGCTAATTACCATGGCAAAGCTGGTTTCGGATCAGAAAAACTGGCTTAAGGATGAGAACAGCAAAGATCTGAAAGCAGGAGCTGAAAAAGGGCTCTCAAGTGCAATGCTTGACCGCCTTACACTTTCAGACAAAACACTGGATTCTATAATAAAAAGTTTACATGAGGTAGCCGGGCTTAGTACTTCTGTTGGAAAAACAAGTGATGAAAGAGTGCGCCCCAACGGACTTAAAATCTACAAAACAAGAGTTCCTATCGGAGTTATTGGTATAATCTATGAATCACGCCCCAATGTGACAGTTGATGCTGCTGCAATTTGCCTTAAATCTATGAATGCAGTTATCCTCCGGGGCGGCTCAGAGGCATTCCATTCAAACACTGCACTGGCTGCGCTTTTCTCCAAAGCTCTTGAGCAGGAAGGACTACCTTCATCTGCAGTGCAACTGGTCCCCACCATTGACCGAAGCGCCATAGAGTTTCTCCTGCACAGAGAGGAGGAGATTGATCTGATTATCCCCCGCGGCGGTGAAGGACTCATAAGGATGGTTGTAGAAAAAAGCCGCATACCTGTTATCAAACACTATAAGGGTATCTGTCATGTATACATTTCAGAACATGCGGATATGGAAAAAGCGGTAAACATTGCGGTTAATGCAAAAGTCCACCGACCAGGCGTATGTAATGCGATGGAAACACTTCTCCTTGACAGCAGCTTAGAAACAGAAAACCGCAGAAAGATTCTTTTTGCACTCAGAGAAAAAAATGTGACGATTATAGGTGATGAGGAAGCTCAGTTACTCGATCCATCTATACAAAAGGCAACAGATCAGGACTGGAGT contains:
- a CDS encoding 1,4-alpha-glucan branching enzyme, whose protein sequence is MAKAKSRITTDHHEIQRWVEEHNGKPVRVRGTGNGGDPGLLRIDFPGGAGEETFEKIPWEDWFDKFEENHLAFLYQVEKKSGEDSTFFKLVKRK
- a CDS encoding Gamma-glutamyl phosphate reductase encodes the protein MAEHSVEQIVTDLTIKSREASRLLQNEPVEKINRALITMAKLVSDQKNWLKDENSKDLKAGAEKGLSSAMLDRLTLSDKTLDSIIKSLHEVAGLSTSVGKTSDERVRPNGLKIYKTRVPIGVIGIIYESRPNVTVDAAAICLKSMNAVILRGGSEAFHSNTALAALFSKALEQEGLPSSAVQLVPTIDRSAIEFLLHREEEIDLIIPRGGEGLIRMVVEKSRIPVIKHYKGICHVYISEHADMEKAVNIAVNAKVHRPGVCNAMETLLLDSSLETENRRKILFALREKNVTIIGDEEAQLLDPSIQKATDQDWSEEYLDLRLAVKTVNGLDDAIQHINKYGSHHTDSIVTESKEEAKKFLKLVDSSSVIHNASTRFADGGEYGMGCEIGISTDKLHSRGPMGIEDLTTYKWVVEGDGQVR
- a CDS encoding Outer membrane lipoprotein-sorting protein, encoding MRIKIMAIIALISLSGFALTVDEILDKVEANQNPQTSRSEMTQRVIQADGRENVSKLVSYSFNRGEKSLMEYVEPARIRGMKILMLNEGDDIWFYSPRTARVRKIASHQKNQSINNSDFSYEDMSAKDMREDYTITLDGEEEKNGVDCYRLVAIPQKEGISYSKVINWIDKERFIPVEVHYFDEDGELWKKLTVDGVKKVGEYWSFEKITMQNVLRGSRTVMEKEKIENDIELDVGMFSERHLSR
- a CDS encoding membrane transport family protein permease; translated protein: MSNEIINEEILQVIETIVMLFLVILAGYFLRRIKLFDKHSTERLSRFVVDIALPALIFTTLLESIAPQTVLASWYLPIIGIAILLLGIGVGYLLSPFMGMKKQPGRGSAAFSIGTPNWLFIPLPIATALYGVEGERIVLLVNVGALLVFWTVGVWVVKGGKPDFSSVKQLAKNPGLLATIFGIIAALLFPWARELHQFELAETNILLAALSLIIAAVRFIGDVTIPLSMIVTGSMLAVTGPAVAFKGKVLGVSFLRLIALPLITVLIFYLLQLFGIEVEGMLSLTIIIISAMPVAVTCSIVAEKYNGDEILVSSSIFTTTLISVVTVPVIVYLIDLLGI
- a CDS encoding Transcriptional regulator, GntR family, which gives rise to MAFSFSLSNSSGVPYYRQIVNQVTYAVVNGMLKPGERLPTVRQLAVDLQVNLNTIVKAYNELEIRGVINTQQGTGTFVSENRLKIDPKEKEQGLERLCYSFLDEVASLGIHTEEIFSTLERIVNERSLPKKGDKKR
- a CDS encoding hopanoid biosynthesis associated RND transporter; protein product: MKLRERFFESLAALLTNHSGKVLVGCLLLTIAMIAAATRLGFKTQIADMMPADIPMIQEYLEIIEDYSSDATVMITIESEDKNTNRMHEVAEDLASRLESVYLVKPSEGVKLSFGQRIALMNGKFPPEISYDTLNLVRRIDYKLDNDFFSEHGMIIQKPNDLENMLTMFGSLDLPDLLENINNNFEQEFIEDSDNLTSLDGEAQAVQGLEGINRFLQSMELFLESGDSAFAAEAVSEFVSGPQYMVSSDNSMLLMMLQPSISFNDFEDIMYLGYRIDDTLSVVGDLYPDIQIGRTGLVMVQIDENNALANDFGWPSLIALGLILVLLIGAFRDWKYPLLTVVALVAGIIWTTGILALVFGYLNVMSAGFGIVLVGLGIDFGIHFISGFRDGREHGKSVGESLSYMYDRVGAGVVTGALTTAIVFFCLQFTQFEAYSQLGVSTGIGIISVLLAQMILLPALIVWDHKGYSVTAGVLNRAKLGFVVAVWSGFWGKVFSFFRLPFFDYVCKPLQFGFLGTSGRLLGKMPVAIGVLAVSAVLMVFSIFGGLNMEWEYDLMKLQPEGTPSMVAQNNIIEKFELSPDYAMVKARDIEECRFLVEEFKRVGNRTGLIGAVDAITEFLPEESTQIENIVIIEEFRENLLNTPTAPAITEQGMQKLKQELIRLHQNIVEIGEMSVMSSGEDNKIIRKCDQIVGRVDEESFVLALADKLPEYTGDLSKIERYQMIASEVLKDRLLTMAGTSIVTLDNLPEDIRKRYVNPNNDDLLITVFPKGYIWDENTLNTFNEQTSGISERITGMPAIIQLLMDLMAEKGRDALIIGAIAIILFLFIDFGSLKFTLLAVIPLAVGAVWMVGLMAASGMKLSIMNFTALPLIIGIGIDDGVHMLHRYRIEGKGSVPVVLRFTGRAILLTSLTTMIGFGSMGLASHVGIAMFGLTLFYGVGACFVSSAYVLPAIITVIEKFSGNKKETPQPKTENISADQRRKECV